AAGTACATGGTCTTGTGAGTGGAAATGGCTCAAATTGTTCCTTACTTTAACCCACTTAATTTATACCTTTCATGCCCATTaaaaaacaatgaaagaaaatttataTCGTTCATGGTTTGAAGAACTACAATTATCATTCATAAGGTCTCTCGACTTTTGCAGGGTGTAAATGATAGAAAAAAGGTCATGGTCTTGTGAGTGGAAATGGGTCAAATTGTTCCTTACTTTAACCCACTTAATTTATACCTTTCATGCCCATTAAAAAACAATGAAAGATAATTTATATCGCTCATGGTTTGAAGAACTACAATTATCATTCATAAGGTCTCTCGACTGTTGCAGGGTGTAAATGATAGAAAAAAGTACATAGTCTTGTGAGAGAGGATGTCATTTCCAGCTCTCTACTGCTGCAGGGGgggaatgataaaaaaaataagtatatGGTCTTGTGGGAGGGTGTAATTATCAGCTAATTGATATCCCCAGAGTGAATTTGTATTCATTCTAGTTTTTTCCATTGTCAGTGGGAAAATTATGTAAATATTTAAGTAAAAGAGGGGACTCAGAACATGATTCTTTCTTTATACAAGTTCTTATGGCCATCATGAaagaaatttattatttttgcaATCAATTTCTTAGCTTCTCCATTACCTTTTCCTCTGTGCAGATTATCGTGCCTCGAACTTTTTCGCTTGTTTGTTTTCGCCTTTGTCCCCAACATGATGATCAAGATCGCTGCAATAAATTGAACCGTGACTTACTGGAGGCTGTAAACGCAACTGGAAAAATATTCATATCACATACGGTTAGCCCATTGCTGCTACATGAATTTGTTTCACCTGGTTCACATTTGCATGGTATTTGTGGTTAAAGTGATAAATGACTCTTTTTTTAACCATTTCAAACAGGTCCTATCAGGGAAATACATTCTACGTTTTGTGGTGGGAACTCCACTGACAGAAGAGAAGCATGTAAATGCAGCATGGAAAGTTTTGCAAGATGAGGCCACCACCTTGTTCGGGAGGTTCTAGAGTGTGAGTTAAGTAATTCTGCTTCATTCATACATTTGTTCTCATTGAACTTCACCATCTTTTAACTATTAAGCTGCAACAGAGCCTCTAATGTGCTCTTTCATCTGTTTCACTGGCTAAAATTATTGTTTTCTACAATAAGCTGTAACAGACCCTACAGCTATTCACATTGTGTATTGACTATGAGTAGTAGTGCTTTAATGGTGAACCCTGCCTGAACCATTGGTATCCTTGATATTTGTTGGCCAACGAATATTTGTTtgagatttctctctctctctacagcTATTCAcgtttcttcatttttattcttcctcCCTcatactttcctttccctttgtgaggacctcagttttccctactttgtcttgaaaggatctatgtagccgaccccatttagttgggataaggctgttgttgttgttgttgttgttgttgttgttgttgttaataaaaagaaggaaaatagaaaatggaaattacctttgattcttttggggtaaGGAGTTACACTTGATTTGGACCAAGTATGAATGGCATCTTCTCTTTATAAACTTCTTAATTCTTCATCCCGGAAAAAAATGGATAATTAAAGCATAGTCAACATTGTTGTTGCTTAATGATCCACATTCACTTGACTGTAGAGAGAAGTGTTTTTATACTTCCAAAATAGATTAAGACACATGCAATTATATTTGACACAAATTGTCACcaattcttttgaaaaataaaaatgttatcaatTCTGATCCTTCAAATTTAAGTTATCCATTTTGGTCATTCAGTGCCAATATTACACATTTGAGTGATCCACTGATCCTtatcaagtaaaccccccccccccccaactaaaAAAATATGATCCTTATCATCTTAAttaactcaactcaactcaactcaactcaactcagcgtTATCCAAAGTAAATGGTGTCGATGATATGGATCCATTCAGCTTTATTCAAATTCATATTCATTACTAGTcttaaactatgcatgtctttcctcaccacttcttctagagtcattttaggcctacctgactcttttttctccttcaatctgaatcaattaCCCCTCCCTCCATATTGGAGCATTTAAAAGCCTCCATTACtgatgtccatgccacctcaaacgactttcttgcaacttatcatgtatcagaactactcctaaattagttctaatttgttcattccttattttatctttctagATTTTagcactcatccatctcaactgctcatttcagctacactaagtttgtttATTTGTTGTTTTGTCACTGCCCAACACTCAGCTCCATACAGCATTACTAGTCGtataactgtcctataaaattttcttttgagttttaaggaaatacatcgatcacacaacaTTCTGGACTCACCCCTGCACTTCCTCCACCCTCTTCAAATTCTTTGTGGATCATCATCCTCAATATCTCCTTCTTTATTTGTGATTGAACTTAGGTACATAAAAtttcactttgcggtatctcatatcatcaattttcaccacctcactTTCAGTTATTCTATTGTTACTAAAGTTGCACATCATAtactttgtttttgttctatttattttaaaaccttttgattctaaggttgacctccataattccaactttttatttatctctgtttttttttttttcatccgccaaaaaacatacaccaagggatcTGATCCTAAATATCTCTAGCCAACTCACCTATGGTAAGTGCAAATAAATATGGACTTAAAGCGGATCCTTAATGTAATCcgattgtaattgggaattcactaccctGCTCCCTCACTATTCTTACATGAATCACTACACCATTATACATAGAGTAAACACTTGTCacaccccttgaggtttgttgACCTGTCATATAGCCCCCaagatttttaaaaccttacaTACAGACCCATAAACCTCACGGTGTTAGTTAGGTGTTAGTTTAACAatgtaaaagaccaaaatagccTTTCCACATAAAccctcaatttttttaattttttaacccACAACTTGATGGGACCCACTAATGttcatcttcttcgtcttctccttctgctAACACCAACCAAGCAAACCAACCTAAAAGAGTAATTAGGTTTTCAACAACTCCACTGCTGCATCTTGCAGCGGCCAAACCAGAGGGCCGACAACCCATCTTAACAAACGAAGTGACGCCACAGATGCCATGAAACTCCCCTTAATCCCTCACTCTGCGCTGGCCTGCACCTGAACGAAAGAATTATACTCTGtttcgtttctttttttttttttcttttcttttcttctcttattctcccTGCAAAGAACTTTGGTTCGTTTGTTTctgttatttgttttgattggcttgtttcttttcttttctctgattTTGCTCTGTTATGAATCTCCAAATATGCATGGAGAGATGACATTACAAGGAGTGCCCATTTTCATGGGAGACCTTCTAGAGACGGAGAGTGAAGTCTAGTGAGAGGaaagtgaagagagagagagagggaaagaagataTTCGAGTAGAGACAAGCTAGGTGAGTGGGTGGAGCAACGATTGCTTGTCTCCAAGAAATCTCATCACCGCTGCAGATTTCCGTTGAAGAGACCACCACTGCCGCCGTCAAAGAAGATCACCGCCATTGCAGATTTTCGGTGACAGGGCAAGGTGGGCGATCGACGAGATTTGCAGGTTAGGTTTTAGATTGGTAGATTAGGATGTTTTTGGGACATGGGGCAAGGGTGTGTGCTGGAgaaagacgaagaagatgaagtagagaataaaaaattggaaaaaaaaaaatgtaaaatgtttatttttctAAGCATTagtgggtcccactttattgtggtttaaaaaggaaaaaaaaaacaggagataagggtattttggccCTTGACAGATTTATGGTCACATCATCACTTAAGCTGTTCACTCTAATGGAATGGGTATTCCGTTGGTCCTAGGGTTtgtaagtaaggttttaaaaatcttGGAGGCTACATGACATGTCAACAAACCTCGTGGGGTGTACAAGATGTTTACTCTTATACAGATCATCCCAATGACTATTGGCTGTAATTTTTTCTGTTGAATAGAAAGccaagtgatttttttttttttttaattcctaaaaTTATGTAAATTATTATAAATTAGGTAATTGTAAATATGACCAATGGAATGACGGTTCATCCTATTATATAACATAAAACAAACTAAGATTATCAGGTTACATGTTATAAGCAAAttcaatttcctttttaaaGCTGAAAAGCAGCAACATATAGAGTACACAGTAATAGTTTCTAAAGACATGAATCAACATGATTTGAGACCTGGCACTGTATCACAATCTTATCCATATCAGTATCATGTAACTTTGACTATTTTAAACCTTCTATGTTTAAAACCTTTAACCTGAGGATTATAGGAAAGAGGCAACCAAAAATCCTTATTTAGATTGCTGAactattttagttttttttcttttattatttatttattttttttttttttatcatcaatTGTTATGGGCCAAGGGTTCAAAGACATACTGACACGTTGCTTAGGCTAAAGCTCATCACAGGTTGGCCCTTTAATTCTACAGTTGGTGTATCATGTAAGCCCTAGGGATATAGTTAGGTTTCTGAGCCAGCTCACCAATAATGGGCTTGTGAGAGGTTTGGGCCCGGGCCTAGCCCAATAGCCATTCACAGTTGGGCTTGGATGGGACCTTCATCAAGCCTATTTGACATCCTTAATCTCAGCCCTGGACTTGGGCTGGACAATTATTTGGACATGAAAATTTAAAGCCCAGGTGGCCAAGGGAAAATTTATTGCCCAACTAGCCTGGTCTAGGAGCACGCAGGCTATTTTGGCCCATTAATTGTCAGCTTCATTGCAGAATAATATGGTCCACAATGTTTTCTTGGTATATAGTCTTGATCTGCTCCTATTATAGTGGGGAAGTGATTCAATATCAGATTGCTAGGCACAAATAATGCTGAACTTGCATACATGTTTGAATAGGTCAAAACCCAAAGCGAAATCCATTGAATACAGCCTTAAGCTTTTGACCAAAAGAACACTTATTCATATGAACAAGCCAATTATGGCTACAGGTTTGATATTTGGTAGACAAAATGGCAGATTGAGATTTGTCCACTGCGAAAGCAGAGACTTGCAAACTAACTCAATACTTCTTCAGTAGAAGGAGGTGAGAAGACTTGGCAAACTTGGTTTGCTGGTTGCACATGTGGCATACATGTTGGCATGGTTATCATCTAAGTTCCACAGGCCTCCCAACAAAATGTCATCATTCAAGGTCTCTGGTGCGGAGGCATTACTGTTCAACATGGAAGAGAGTAGGCATTGCCCCTCAGAGGAGTTAGAATACATGGAGACCATTTCCTGCCTCACTTGAGCTCTATTCTCACTTTCATCAAGTAGAGACATGATATTTTTCATGTCAATTTGAttctgttgctgttgttgtagCTGCTGCTTTTGCAGCTGTAGCTGTTGTCTTCTAAGGAGTCGAGTCTTTGACTTATCAGTGTGTTCTGATGCagcttttccctttttcttgaaATGGGTCCTCCAATAATTCTTGATCTCATTGTCTGTTCTCCCAGGCAAGCTCCGTGCAATTGTTGACCACCTGAGAAATCATATTCTTCAGTTATGTTGTTCAAACAAGTATAGATACTACAGAAAGAGAAACCATTATCCCATAATGGACCAGTTTTATACTTCAGAAACTTGAAACATGCCCCAATTGCCTCACCTGTTTCCCCACCGGGCAT
The sequence above is a segment of the Telopea speciosissima isolate NSW1024214 ecotype Mountain lineage chromosome 7, Tspe_v1, whole genome shotgun sequence genome. Coding sequences within it:
- the LOC122669412 gene encoding MYB-like transcription factor EOBI, whose amino-acid sequence is MAGGHLGWGIIEEGWRKGPWTAEEDKLLIEYVRLHGDGRWNSVARFAGLKRNGKSCRLRWVNYLRPDLKRGQITPHEENIILELHARWGNRWSTIARSLPGRTDNEIKNYWRTHFKKKGKAASEHTDKSKTRLLRRQQLQLQKQQLQQQQQNQIDMKNIMSLLDESENRAQVRQEMVSMYSNSSEGQCLLSSMLNSNASAPETLNDDILLGGLWNLDDNHANMYATCATSKPSLPSLLTSFY